Proteins from a genomic interval of Marmoricola sp. OAE513:
- a CDS encoding MFS transporter has protein sequence MSPTFRALRIRNYRLYALGGVVSNTGTWMQRVAQDWLVLTLHHGSAAEASTALGITTALQFLPILLLSPYAGLVADRMPKRQLLQLTQAWMGTTALVLAVLALTGVVEPWMVFALAFSFGAGAAFDAPARQSFVSEMVGADDLANAVSLNSASFNLGRMVGPALSGFLIALLGSGVRATGVVIALNGLSYLAVISALRLMRAGELSPVERAPRGKRMIREGVRYVRNRQDLMMILFAAFFAGTFGMNFQMTSALMATQVFDKGSGEYGLLGTTLAVGSLTAALLGARRAARPRPHWVILAGLAFGTVEIILGLMPTYLTFALLTPLLGLSLLTMLNAANTTVQLSVDPAMRGRVMALYMMVVMGGTPFGAPIVGWVGATFGARWTLIGGGAMSLLGILLAVALFGASTSPLRWRRGAVVETQSDPALAA, from the coding sequence GTGAGTCCCACGTTCCGCGCGCTCCGCATCCGTAACTACCGCCTGTACGCCCTGGGCGGCGTGGTCTCCAACACGGGCACCTGGATGCAGCGCGTGGCCCAGGACTGGCTCGTGCTGACCCTGCACCACGGCAGCGCGGCCGAGGCGAGCACCGCGCTCGGCATCACCACCGCGCTGCAGTTCCTCCCGATCCTGCTGCTCTCGCCGTACGCCGGACTGGTCGCCGACCGGATGCCCAAGCGTCAGCTGCTCCAGCTGACCCAGGCCTGGATGGGCACCACCGCTCTGGTGCTGGCGGTCCTCGCCCTGACCGGTGTGGTCGAGCCGTGGATGGTGTTCGCGTTGGCGTTCTCCTTCGGTGCCGGCGCGGCGTTCGACGCACCGGCACGCCAGTCCTTCGTCAGCGAGATGGTCGGCGCCGACGACCTGGCCAACGCCGTCAGCCTGAACTCGGCCTCGTTCAACCTCGGCCGGATGGTCGGGCCGGCGCTGTCCGGTTTCCTGATCGCGCTGCTCGGCTCGGGCGTCCGCGCCACCGGCGTGGTGATCGCACTCAACGGCCTCAGCTACCTGGCGGTGATCAGCGCGCTGCGGCTGATGCGGGCCGGCGAGCTCAGCCCGGTCGAGCGCGCACCCCGCGGCAAGCGGATGATCCGCGAGGGTGTGCGGTACGTGCGCAACCGGCAGGACCTCATGATGATCCTGTTCGCAGCGTTCTTCGCCGGCACCTTCGGGATGAACTTCCAGATGACCTCGGCCCTGATGGCCACCCAGGTCTTCGACAAGGGTTCGGGGGAGTACGGGCTGCTCGGCACCACCCTCGCGGTCGGGTCACTGACCGCCGCCCTGCTCGGCGCACGTCGCGCGGCCCGTCCCCGGCCGCACTGGGTGATCCTCGCCGGACTGGCCTTCGGCACGGTCGAGATCATCCTCGGCCTGATGCCGACCTACCTGACCTTCGCCCTCCTCACTCCGTTGCTCGGGCTCAGCCTGCTGACGATGCTCAACGCAGCGAACACGACCGTGCAGCTCAGCGTCGACCCGGCCATGCGCGGCCGGGTGATGGCGCTCTACATGATGGTGGTGATGGGCGGGACCCCGTTCGGCGCTCCGATCGTCGGCTGGGTCGGCGCGACCTTCGGGGCCCGCTGGACCCTGATCGGCGGCGGTGCGATGTCGTTGCTCGGGATCCTGCTCGCGGTGGCCCTGTTCGGTGCCTCGACCAGTCCGCTGCGCTGGCGGCGCGGTGCGGTCGTGGAGACGCAGTCCGACCCGGCTCTGGCCGCGTGA
- the serC gene encoding phosphoserine transaminase — protein MNDAIQIPDSLKPADGRFGAGPSKIQTSHLDALAATGASLMGTSHRQAPVKNTVGRVRDGLASLFDLPDGYEVVLGNGGATAFWDIATFGLIEKKSQHLTFGEFSSKFASSVKAAPWLDAPTVISADPGSRPDAVAEAGVDVYGWAHNETSTAVMAPVVRPAGADEGSLVLIDATSGAGGLPVDLTQSDVYYFAPQKCFASDGGIWFGIFSPAALERAEKLAGSDRYIPPFFDLKTAIDNSRLNQTYNTPSVATLFLMAEQLDWMNANGNIDGMVARTTASSDALYGWAEKTSYTTPYVADPSHRSLVIGTIDFDESINADQVAKTLRANGIVDTEPYRKLGRNQLRIAMYPAVDPADIEALTACIDHVVGAL, from the coding sequence GTGAACGACGCCATCCAGATCCCTGACAGCCTCAAGCCCGCCGACGGTCGTTTCGGCGCCGGCCCCTCGAAGATCCAGACGTCGCACCTGGACGCCCTCGCCGCGACCGGCGCGAGCCTGATGGGCACCTCGCACCGCCAGGCCCCGGTCAAGAACACGGTGGGCCGCGTGCGCGACGGTCTCGCCTCGCTGTTCGACCTGCCCGACGGCTACGAGGTCGTGCTCGGCAACGGTGGCGCGACCGCGTTCTGGGACATCGCGACCTTCGGCCTGATCGAGAAGAAGTCGCAGCACCTGACCTTCGGTGAGTTCTCGAGCAAGTTCGCCTCGTCGGTCAAGGCCGCCCCGTGGCTCGACGCCCCCACCGTCATCTCGGCCGACCCGGGCTCGCGTCCCGACGCGGTGGCCGAGGCGGGCGTGGACGTCTACGGCTGGGCCCACAACGAGACCTCGACGGCCGTGATGGCACCGGTCGTCCGCCCCGCAGGAGCCGACGAGGGTTCGCTGGTCCTCATCGACGCGACCTCGGGCGCCGGCGGTCTGCCCGTCGACCTGACCCAGAGCGACGTGTACTACTTCGCCCCGCAGAAGTGCTTCGCCTCGGACGGCGGGATCTGGTTCGGCATCTTCTCGCCCGCCGCGCTCGAGCGCGCCGAGAAGCTTGCCGGCTCGGACCGCTACATCCCGCCGTTCTTCGACCTGAAGACCGCGATCGACAACAGCCGCCTGAACCAGACCTACAACACCCCCTCGGTCGCGACGTTGTTCCTCATGGCCGAGCAGCTGGACTGGATGAACGCGAACGGCAACATCGACGGCATGGTCGCCCGGACGACGGCCTCCTCGGACGCGCTGTACGGCTGGGCCGAGAAGACGTCGTACACGACGCCGTACGTGGCAGACCCGAGCCACCGCTCGCTGGTCATCGGCACGATCGACTTCGACGAGTCGATCAACGCCGACCAGGTGGCCAAGACGCTGCGCGCCAACGGCATCGTCGACACCGAGCCGTACCGCAAGCTCGGCCGCAACCAGCTGCGCATCGCCATGTACCCCGCCGTCGACCCGGCCGACATCGAGGCCCTGACGGCCTGCATCGATCACGTCGTCGGCGCGCTCTGA
- a CDS encoding GNAT family N-acetyltransferase gives MATGAWHRRTDVTAFERSDAAEIKRMYVAPAGRGRGLARAMLAHLESTARAAGADLMILETGTEQPEALALYESSGYRSIPGFGYYRSSPKNRCMALVL, from the coding sequence GTGGCCACGGGGGCCTGGCACCGGCGTACGGACGTAACGGCGTTCGAGCGCAGCGACGCCGCCGAGATCAAGCGGATGTACGTCGCCCCGGCCGGTCGAGGTCGGGGTCTGGCTCGCGCGATGCTCGCCCATCTCGAGTCGACGGCGCGCGCAGCCGGTGCCGATCTCATGATCCTCGAGACCGGAACCGAGCAGCCCGAGGCACTCGCGTTGTACGAGTCCTCGGGCTACCGGTCCATCCCCGGCTTCGGCTACTACAGGAGCTCGCCGAAAAACCGCTGCATGGCCTTGGTTCTGTGA
- a CDS encoding SAM-dependent methyltransferase, with product MIEPLASAQMRVRDHLLAPDTLVRALASGRRKGQRPRWTRVELRYVDLKAGRRLQITRYDETQAHVSNHGPDDAPAAVAELLAEPFGNWHVETTAETVQLRVTKGGEAAVGITAGVAAVAERAHDRAKARMLPEDDPVLVALGISDAKGVVKPTRRAKYRQVEEFLRELGASVDDALGAGRLAPTAEDPLRVVDLGCGNAYLTFAAHAWLSRVRGLPVRLVGVDVKEQSRAHNTEVARRLGVEDQVTFVKAGIDDVVLEETPQVVLALHACDTATDDALARAVEWSADLVLAAPCCHKDVSRQLRSRPAPAPYSLLTRDGILRERFADTLTDALRAALLRTRGYRVDVVEFVGSEHTPRNTLIRAAATGAVASGADEELAALTATWQVEPKLAELLG from the coding sequence ATGATCGAGCCGCTCGCCTCCGCGCAGATGCGGGTCCGCGACCACCTGCTGGCGCCGGACACGCTGGTCCGCGCCCTGGCGAGCGGTCGTCGCAAGGGTCAGCGTCCGAGGTGGACGCGGGTCGAGCTGCGCTACGTCGACCTCAAGGCCGGTCGCCGCCTCCAGATCACCCGGTACGACGAGACCCAGGCCCACGTGAGCAACCACGGCCCCGACGACGCCCCGGCAGCGGTCGCCGAGCTGCTCGCCGAGCCGTTCGGCAACTGGCACGTGGAGACCACCGCCGAGACCGTCCAGCTGCGGGTCACCAAGGGCGGCGAGGCCGCAGTCGGCATCACCGCCGGCGTCGCTGCCGTGGCCGAACGCGCCCACGACCGGGCCAAGGCCCGGATGCTGCCCGAGGACGACCCGGTCCTGGTGGCGCTCGGCATCAGTGACGCGAAGGGCGTCGTGAAGCCGACCCGTCGCGCGAAGTACCGCCAGGTCGAGGAGTTCCTCCGAGAGCTCGGCGCCTCGGTCGACGACGCCCTCGGCGCCGGTCGACTCGCACCGACTGCCGAGGACCCCCTGCGCGTGGTCGACCTCGGCTGCGGGAACGCGTACCTGACGTTCGCCGCGCACGCCTGGCTGAGCCGGGTGCGGGGCTTGCCGGTGCGGCTGGTCGGCGTCGACGTGAAGGAGCAGTCCCGGGCGCACAACACCGAGGTCGCCCGGCGGCTCGGCGTCGAGGACCAGGTCACCTTCGTCAAGGCGGGCATCGACGACGTGGTGCTGGAGGAGACCCCGCAGGTGGTGCTGGCGCTGCACGCCTGCGACACCGCCACGGACGACGCTCTCGCGCGGGCGGTCGAGTGGTCCGCAGACCTGGTCCTCGCTGCGCCCTGCTGCCACAAGGACGTCTCCCGGCAGCTGCGGAGCCGACCCGCCCCGGCGCCGTACTCGCTGCTGACCCGGGACGGGATCCTCCGCGAACGTTTCGCCGACACCCTCACCGACGCCCTTCGGGCCGCTCTGCTGCGCACCCGCGGGTACCGGGTCGACGTCGTGGAGTTCGTCGGCAGCGAGCACACCCCGCGCAACACCTTGATCCGCGCTGCTGCCACCGGAGCGGTGGCTTCCGGGGCCGACGAGGAGCTCGCTGCTCTCACGGCGACGTGGCAGGTCGAGCCGAAGCTGGCAGAGCTGCTCGGATGA
- a CDS encoding O-acetyl-ADP-ribose deacetylase translates to MRITAVQGDITAQEVDAVVNAANRAMRGGGGVDGAIHRAGGPAVLEDCRRRFPNGLATGEAGWTTAGDLPARWVIHVVGPNRNRGETDRNLLTSCYANALAVADEIGATSVAFPLVSAGSYGWPREDAILAAVETLRGTPTQVGDACIVAFGADAYDAVRRLVGA, encoded by the coding sequence ATGAGGATCACAGCGGTGCAGGGCGACATCACCGCCCAAGAGGTCGATGCGGTCGTCAACGCCGCGAACCGGGCGATGCGAGGTGGTGGAGGCGTCGACGGCGCGATCCACCGCGCCGGCGGCCCGGCGGTGCTCGAGGACTGCCGCCGCAGGTTCCCGAACGGGCTGGCCACCGGCGAGGCCGGTTGGACGACCGCGGGCGACCTACCCGCGCGCTGGGTGATCCACGTGGTCGGCCCGAACCGCAACCGCGGCGAGACCGACCGGAACCTGCTGACCTCGTGCTACGCGAACGCGCTGGCGGTCGCAGACGAGATCGGCGCGACCAGCGTCGCGTTCCCGCTGGTCTCGGCAGGGTCGTACGGCTGGCCGCGCGAGGACGCGATCCTCGCGGCGGTCGAGACGTTGCGCGGCACCCCGACCCAGGTCGGCGACGCCTGCATCGTCGCCTTCGGGGCGGACGCCTACGACGCCGTACGACGCCTGGTGGGGGCCTAG